Proteins encoded within one genomic window of Macrobrachium nipponense isolate FS-2020 chromosome 8, ASM1510439v2, whole genome shotgun sequence:
- the LOC135223304 gene encoding glutamate receptor ionotropic, delta-2-like — MSKHRFISVITVSFSPPFQVYELQTDVLKRRNTWSRTICDCYLFFLNEFEDFKSHAASSHYHQSIDDVQPMSLWNYHAYHFVILPSHRRKMPLGPLDVLSLYNFQKTANVVVFQPKDDYVLVWSHELYKQGLGLRYLGLWKRGIFFGRAPQLFETDLKDFEGAPLRIATFDHPPSVVYALDGDGNIVSRLGVDMQIVKRLAKAMNFTPEFLEVPHDQLWGYELPNGTWTGLVGKVFYEHADIGACNVFLELHRWKMVDYSVPYNFERGCFVAPSPKPLLNWKSPILPFAWDTWTFIAASLLVGGFLLYLIATLSISPESREFHSLSYDYLYITASLTMRSGDVVPLHTPLQIYIGFVGIFSLIVSTAYSANLVAFLSVTQMSAPIDTLKDLSASGLRIGGVAFWKTQFTASIDPVVQNFANVLESNVDLSALFDRVEAGDFALIENKQYLELQAGARYTYGSRTTIRIVGECLLPYSIGLAFQKNSPLKQAFDGVILRLFESGVVSKWQKEVVDYFRQQYKEKRQQRADEEGALEGSKPLKLEQLQGAFYVMGVGYLLSALIFVAEVVASLL, encoded by the coding sequence ATGAGTAAGCACCGGTTTATTTCAGTAATTACGGTTTCTTTTTCTCCACCTTTCCAGGTATATGAACTGCAGACGGACGTCCTCAAGAGAAGAAATACTTGGTCTCGAACTATTTGCGATTGCTACCTGTTTTTTCTGAACGAATTCGAAGACTTCAAAAGCCATGCTGCTTCCAGTCACTATCATCAATCTATCGACGACGTCCAACCAATGTCTCTTTGGAACTACCATGCTTATCACTTTGTCATTTTGCCCAGTCACCGCCGCAAAATGCCCCTCGGGCCCCTGGATGTTCTGTCCCTTTACAACTTCCAGAAGACGGCAAACGTGGTGGTCTTTCAGCCTAAGGATGACTATGTGCTAGTTTGGTCACATGAGCTCTATAAACAAGGTTTAGGTTTGAGATACCTCGGCCTGTGGAAAAGAGGAATATTTTTCGGCCGTGCTCCGCAGCTTTTCGAGACGGACCTCAAAGACTTCGAAGGCGCCCCGCTTCGAATAGCGACGTTTGATCACCCTCCAAGTGTCGTGTATGCTCTTGACGGAGATGGCAACATCGTCAGCCGCTTGGGCGTTGATATGCAGATTGTGAAGAGGTTGGCCAAGGCCATGAATTTTACCCCCGAATTTCTCGAAGTCCCTCACGACCAGCTTTGGGGTTACGAGCTTCCCAACGGTACCTGGACGGGTTTGGTCGGGAAAGTTTTCTATGAGCACGCTGATATTGGCGCCTGCAACGTATTTCTTGAGTTGCATCGCTGGAAGATGGTCGACTACTCTGTTCCCTATAATTTTGAGAGAGGTTGCTTCGTTGCCCCTTCGCCAAAACCGTTACTGAATTGGAAATCGCCCATATTGCCCTTTGCATGGGATACCTGGACTTTCATTGCTGCGTCTCTGTTGGTTGGGGGATTTCTTTTGTACCTGATTGCCACTTTAAGCATAAGCCCAGAATCTCGGGAGTTTCACAGTCTCTCCTACGACTACCTTTACATTACGGCTTCTTTGACAATGCGGTCTGGCGACGTTGTTCCACTGCATACGCCTCTACAAATCTACATAGGTTTCGTCGGTATATTCTCCCTCATTGTATCTACCGCTTATTCTGCCAATCTCGTTGCGTTTCTGTCCGTTACCCAGATGTCGGCACCTATAGACACACTTAAGGACCTGTCAGCCAGTGGCCTCAGGATCGGGGGCGTAGCCTTTTGGAAAACCCAGTTCACCGCTTCCATTGACCCTGTTGTCCAAAATTTCGCGAACGTCCTGGAGAGCAACGTGGATTTGAGCGCTCTTTTCGATCGCGTGGAAGCGGGCGACTTCGCGCTGATTGAGAACAAGCAGTACCTGGAACTTCAAGCAGGGGCTCGGTACACCTACGGCAGCAGAACGACCATTCGCATCGTTGGGGAGTGTCTCCTGCCCTACAGCATCGGTCTCGCCTTCCAAAAGAATTCTCCTCTGAAACAGGCCTTCGACGGGGTCATCTTGCGATTGTTCGAGTCGGGGGTCGTAAGTAAGTGGCAAAAGGAGGTCGTTGATTATTTTAGGCAGCAGTACAAGGAAAAAAGACAGCAGAGAGCAGACGAGGAAGGGGCACTGGAGGGCAGCAAGCCCCTCAAACTGGAACAGCTCCAAGGGGCATTTTACGTTATGGGTGTAGGATACCTTTTGTCGGCACTCATCTTCGTGGCTGAGGTCGTGGCATCTTTGCTTTAA
- the LOC135222906 gene encoding invertebrate-type lysozyme-like, translated as MIGLKIIIFLCVVMAMTNSIIGQNSTFIDEDCFQCLCEGATGCNSTAGCQSTYHGAEFCGPFHISWQYWLDAGSPSILDVTKPTFEDFKDCANDFSCAATIVRNYLQKLIISKKVDCNGDGEINCIDFALTHKLGGYNCHQKDDRPTKYYGRFYACWNNTGSEDYS; from the exons ATGATTGGGTTAAAGATAATCATTTTTCTGTGCGTTGTCATGGCGATGACCAACAGTATCATTG GCCAAAACTCGACATTCATCGATGAAGACTGTTTCCAATGCCTTTGCGAGGGAGCGACCGGCTGCAATTCGACCGCAGGCTGCCAATCAACCTACCACGGAGCCGAATTCTGCGGTCCATTCCATATCTCGTGGCAGTACTGGCTTGACGCTGGATCGCCCTCCATACTTGACGTTACTAAGCCTACTTTTGAGG ATTTTAAAGACTGCGCCAACGATTTCAGCTGTGCTGCAACTATTGTGAGGAATTATTTACAGAAACTCATCATCAGCAAG aaggtGGACTGCAATGGCGATGGTGAAATAAACTGCATTGACTTCGCTCTAACACATAAACTGGGAGGTTataactgccaccagaaagaCGATCGCCCTACAAAATACTATGGCAGATTCTACGCATGTTGGAATAACACTGGAAGTGAAGATTACTCATAA
- the LOC135222904 gene encoding lysozyme-like isoform X1 — protein sequence MKKTSTFAQRSSPGHPWSYLVWIFVIVGLQFSPEARDMRRVDPDDKCLRCICEASSGCNTNVGCSRPYYGDYSCGPFGISWRYWADAGSPKQGRDLEHQNSESDFENCVEDPFCAIRTVENYIKKFKEGDGRDCNRDGTVNCYDYIQMHILGGYNCNQSSIVTDSRYEKFQKCYNMTWHDIVDSH from the exons ATGAAGAAGACATCCACTTTTGCGCAGAGGTCTTCACCTGGTCATCCTTGGTCGTACTTGGTGTGGATTTTCGTCATCGTGGGATTACAATTCTCGCCTGAGGCCC GTGATATGCGACGAGTAGATCCTGACGACAAATGCTTACGTTGCATTTGCGAAGCTTCAAGCGGTTGCAATACAAATGTTGGTTGCTCTCGGCCTTACTATGGTGATTATAGTTGTGGCCCCTTTGGCATTTCATGGCGCTACTGGGCAGATGCCGGAAGCCCTAAGCAGGGCAGAGATCTGGAACACCAGAATAGTGAGTCAG ATTTTGAAAACTGTGTAGAGGACCCTTTCTGTGCTATTCGAACAGTggagaattacataaaaaaattcaag gAAGGTGATGGACGCGATTGCAATAGGGATGGCACAGTCAACTGTTATGACTATATTCAAATGCACATCTTAGGAGGTTATAATTGCAATCAGTCAAGTATCGTCACTGATTCGAGATACGAGAAATTTCAGAAGTGTTATAATATGACCTGGCATGACATTGTTGATTCCCATTGA
- the LOC135222904 gene encoding lysozyme-like isoform X2, whose product MRRVDPDDKCLRCICEASSGCNTNVGCSRPYYGDYSCGPFGISWRYWADAGSPKQGRDLEHQNSESDFENCVEDPFCAIRTVENYIKKFKEGDGRDCNRDGTVNCYDYIQMHILGGYNCNQSSIVTDSRYEKFQKCYNMTWHDIVDSH is encoded by the exons ATGCGACGAGTAGATCCTGACGACAAATGCTTACGTTGCATTTGCGAAGCTTCAAGCGGTTGCAATACAAATGTTGGTTGCTCTCGGCCTTACTATGGTGATTATAGTTGTGGCCCCTTTGGCATTTCATGGCGCTACTGGGCAGATGCCGGAAGCCCTAAGCAGGGCAGAGATCTGGAACACCAGAATAGTGAGTCAG ATTTTGAAAACTGTGTAGAGGACCCTTTCTGTGCTATTCGAACAGTggagaattacataaaaaaattcaag gAAGGTGATGGACGCGATTGCAATAGGGATGGCACAGTCAACTGTTATGACTATATTCAAATGCACATCTTAGGAGGTTATAATTGCAATCAGTCAAGTATCGTCACTGATTCGAGATACGAGAAATTTCAGAAGTGTTATAATATGACCTGGCATGACATTGTTGATTCCCATTGA